From the genome of Salvelinus namaycush isolate Seneca chromosome 10, SaNama_1.0, whole genome shotgun sequence, one region includes:
- the LOC120054881 gene encoding zinc finger protein 883-like isoform X1 — MNQYGRYESSGQPEELFVKEEADELQISTVPLRVEKSQVCQNEDSDEQDTSFDPLSDIHVVTEQECGHKSMTYLKVKVLHSPVPVKEESEECSLLPVDEEEVALITVKEEENEDWLKSEDEDVVKVPVPWEPLETSSSCSDTEDSEMESDNVQDCENNEHDVSGGLKIEDCSKTSLDPGMTLDTDEKANAADFSDSKNGSSSFYPCPHCTLGFTIERFFHGHLKRAHPEEYITLLKFRKIIATQATCPQCGKSFSNKYVMKTHQKSHTGEKPYHCADCGNNYVFADSLKKHRCGKGLRRQTHLTSYEMIPTVERPYTCVQCGKGYRFQTQLTSHEKSHTGERPYKCSQCGKEYRRPAHLKRHQITHTEERPYDCLRCKKSFYRPETLKAHQKTHTGEKPYRCSQCDKCFGFSRDLKRHQLTHTRETHTGQRSYDVHECKKSSGQLEAFNAHQKTHKVEKPKPYQCSQCDKCFGFSRDLRRHQLTHTGEKPFSCPQCEKCFGRKWELTYHQRTHSGERPYHCSECGQSFSLRGNFKRHQQSHTGKKTFHCTQCDKSFFRAAHLKTHLLIHNRTKTVVCSNCGKGFNHDGNLKRHQRFCMKTEQNCNAPPSVEVQI, encoded by the exons ATGAATCAATATGGGAGATATGAAAGCAGTGGTCAGCCAGAAGAGCTTTTT GTCAAAGAGGAAGCTGATGAACTCCAGATTTCAACTGTGCCATTAAGAGTTGAGAAGTCCCAGGTTTGTCAAAATGAGGACTCTGATGAACAAGATACCTCCTTTGATCCACTTTCAGACATCCATGTAGTCACAGAGCAAGAGTGTGGACATAAAAGCATGACTTACCTCAAAGTAAAG GTGCTGCATTCTCCAGTCCCAGTCAAAGAGGAGTCTGAAGAATGCTCCCTTCTGCCAGTAGATGAAGAGGAAGTTGCCTTAATTACAGTTAAGGAAGAAGAGAATGAAGACTGGTTGAAGTCAGAAGATGAGGATGTTGTGAAAGTGCCAGTGCCTTGGGAACCGTTGGAAACATCATCATCATGCTCAGATACAGAGGACAGTGAGATGGAAAGTGATAATGTGCAG GACTGTGAAAACAATGAGCATGACGTTTCAGGAGGATTGAAGATTGAAGATTGCAGCAAGACATCATTGGATCCAGGGATGACACTAGATACAGATGAGAAAGCTAATGCTGCTGATTTCA GTGACTCTAAAAATGGGTCCTCCTCCTTCTACCCATGCCCTCATTGTACGCTCGGTTTCACCATAGAACGCTTTTTTCACGGGCACCTCAAGAGGGCCCACCCTGAAGAGTACATCACTCTGCTAAAGTTTCGGAAAATCATAGCAACCCAAGCCACATGCCCACAATGTGGCAAGAGCTTCTCCAATAAATATGTTATGAAAACACATCAGAAGagtcacacaggagagaaaccatatcaCTGTGCAGACTGTGGGAATAACTACGTCTTCGCTGATTCACTCAAAAAACACAGATGTGGGAAAGGATTACGAAGACAAACCCATCTGACCAGCTATGAAATGATCCCCACAGTAGAGAGACCATATACATGCGTTCAGTGTGGAAAAGGATACAGATTTCAAACCCAACTGACTAGCCATGAAAAGagccacacaggagagagaccatataaatgctctcagtgtggaaaagAATACAGAAGACCAGCCCATCTCAAAAGACATCAAATTACCCACACTGAAGAGAGGCCATATGATTGCCTCAGGTGTAAGAAGTCATTCTACCGGCCGGAAACTCTAAAAGCACACCAGAAAAcccatacaggagaaaagccttatcgGTGCTCTCAGTGTGACAAATGTTTTGGCTTTTCCAGAGACCTTAAGAGACATCAGTTGACACATACAAGGGAGACCCACACTGGACAGAGGTCCTATGATGTCCACGAGTGTAAGAAGTCCTCCGGCCAGCTGGAAGCCTTCAATgcacaccagaaaacacacaaaGTAGAAAAGCCTAAGCCTTATCAGTGCTCTCAGTGTGACAAATGTTTTGGCTTTTCCAGAGATCTTAGAAGACATCAGTTGACACATACAGGGGAGAAACCGTTTAGTTGCCCCCAATGTGAAAAATGTTTCGGTAGGAAATGGGAATTGACGTACCATCAACGGACACACAGCGGAGAgaggccttaccactgctctgagTGTGGACAGAGCTTTAGCCTAAGGGGGAACTTTAAACGCCACCAGCAGAGCCACACAGGGAAGAAGACGTTTCACTGCACTCAGTGTGACAAGAGTTTCTTCAGAGCGGCTCACCTGAAAACCCATCTCCTCATTCACAATAGAACCAAAACAGTGGTCTGCTCTAACTGTGGGAAAGGGTTCAACCATGACGGGAACTTAAAACGTCACCAACGATTCTGTATGAAGACAGAGCAAAATTGTAATGCACCCCCATCTGTAGAAGTACAGATATGA
- the LOC120054881 gene encoding zinc finger protein 883-like isoform X2: MGDMKAVVSQKSFLQVKEEADELQISTVPLRVEKSQVCQNEDSDEQDTSFDPLSDIHVVTEQECGHKSMTYLKVKVLHSPVPVKEESEECSLLPVDEEEVALITVKEEENEDWLKSEDEDVVKVPVPWEPLETSSSCSDTEDSEMESDNVQDCENNEHDVSGGLKIEDCSKTSLDPGMTLDTDEKANAADFSDSKNGSSSFYPCPHCTLGFTIERFFHGHLKRAHPEEYITLLKFRKIIATQATCPQCGKSFSNKYVMKTHQKSHTGEKPYHCADCGNNYVFADSLKKHRCGKGLRRQTHLTSYEMIPTVERPYTCVQCGKGYRFQTQLTSHEKSHTGERPYKCSQCGKEYRRPAHLKRHQITHTEERPYDCLRCKKSFYRPETLKAHQKTHTGEKPYRCSQCDKCFGFSRDLKRHQLTHTRETHTGQRSYDVHECKKSSGQLEAFNAHQKTHKVEKPKPYQCSQCDKCFGFSRDLRRHQLTHTGEKPFSCPQCEKCFGRKWELTYHQRTHSGERPYHCSECGQSFSLRGNFKRHQQSHTGKKTFHCTQCDKSFFRAAHLKTHLLIHNRTKTVVCSNCGKGFNHDGNLKRHQRFCMKTEQNCNAPPSVEVQI; this comes from the exons ATGGGAGATATGAAAGCAGTGGTCAGCCAGAAGAGCTTTTT GCAGGTCAAAGAGGAAGCTGATGAACTCCAGATTTCAACTGTGCCATTAAGAGTTGAGAAGTCCCAGGTTTGTCAAAATGAGGACTCTGATGAACAAGATACCTCCTTTGATCCACTTTCAGACATCCATGTAGTCACAGAGCAAGAGTGTGGACATAAAAGCATGACTTACCTCAAAGTAAAG GTGCTGCATTCTCCAGTCCCAGTCAAAGAGGAGTCTGAAGAATGCTCCCTTCTGCCAGTAGATGAAGAGGAAGTTGCCTTAATTACAGTTAAGGAAGAAGAGAATGAAGACTGGTTGAAGTCAGAAGATGAGGATGTTGTGAAAGTGCCAGTGCCTTGGGAACCGTTGGAAACATCATCATCATGCTCAGATACAGAGGACAGTGAGATGGAAAGTGATAATGTGCAG GACTGTGAAAACAATGAGCATGACGTTTCAGGAGGATTGAAGATTGAAGATTGCAGCAAGACATCATTGGATCCAGGGATGACACTAGATACAGATGAGAAAGCTAATGCTGCTGATTTCA GTGACTCTAAAAATGGGTCCTCCTCCTTCTACCCATGCCCTCATTGTACGCTCGGTTTCACCATAGAACGCTTTTTTCACGGGCACCTCAAGAGGGCCCACCCTGAAGAGTACATCACTCTGCTAAAGTTTCGGAAAATCATAGCAACCCAAGCCACATGCCCACAATGTGGCAAGAGCTTCTCCAATAAATATGTTATGAAAACACATCAGAAGagtcacacaggagagaaaccatatcaCTGTGCAGACTGTGGGAATAACTACGTCTTCGCTGATTCACTCAAAAAACACAGATGTGGGAAAGGATTACGAAGACAAACCCATCTGACCAGCTATGAAATGATCCCCACAGTAGAGAGACCATATACATGCGTTCAGTGTGGAAAAGGATACAGATTTCAAACCCAACTGACTAGCCATGAAAAGagccacacaggagagagaccatataaatgctctcagtgtggaaaagAATACAGAAGACCAGCCCATCTCAAAAGACATCAAATTACCCACACTGAAGAGAGGCCATATGATTGCCTCAGGTGTAAGAAGTCATTCTACCGGCCGGAAACTCTAAAAGCACACCAGAAAAcccatacaggagaaaagccttatcgGTGCTCTCAGTGTGACAAATGTTTTGGCTTTTCCAGAGACCTTAAGAGACATCAGTTGACACATACAAGGGAGACCCACACTGGACAGAGGTCCTATGATGTCCACGAGTGTAAGAAGTCCTCCGGCCAGCTGGAAGCCTTCAATgcacaccagaaaacacacaaaGTAGAAAAGCCTAAGCCTTATCAGTGCTCTCAGTGTGACAAATGTTTTGGCTTTTCCAGAGATCTTAGAAGACATCAGTTGACACATACAGGGGAGAAACCGTTTAGTTGCCCCCAATGTGAAAAATGTTTCGGTAGGAAATGGGAATTGACGTACCATCAACGGACACACAGCGGAGAgaggccttaccactgctctgagTGTGGACAGAGCTTTAGCCTAAGGGGGAACTTTAAACGCCACCAGCAGAGCCACACAGGGAAGAAGACGTTTCACTGCACTCAGTGTGACAAGAGTTTCTTCAGAGCGGCTCACCTGAAAACCCATCTCCTCATTCACAATAGAACCAAAACAGTGGTCTGCTCTAACTGTGGGAAAGGGTTCAACCATGACGGGAACTTAAAACGTCACCAACGATTCTGTATGAAGACAGAGCAAAATTGTAATGCACCCCCATCTGTAGAAGTACAGATATGA
- the LOC120054881 gene encoding zinc finger protein 883-like isoform X3 codes for MTYLKVKVLHSPVPVKEESEECSLLPVDEEEVALITVKEEENEDWLKSEDEDVVKVPVPWEPLETSSSCSDTEDSEMESDNVQDCENNEHDVSGGLKIEDCSKTSLDPGMTLDTDEKANAADFSDSKNGSSSFYPCPHCTLGFTIERFFHGHLKRAHPEEYITLLKFRKIIATQATCPQCGKSFSNKYVMKTHQKSHTGEKPYHCADCGNNYVFADSLKKHRCGKGLRRQTHLTSYEMIPTVERPYTCVQCGKGYRFQTQLTSHEKSHTGERPYKCSQCGKEYRRPAHLKRHQITHTEERPYDCLRCKKSFYRPETLKAHQKTHTGEKPYRCSQCDKCFGFSRDLKRHQLTHTRETHTGQRSYDVHECKKSSGQLEAFNAHQKTHKVEKPKPYQCSQCDKCFGFSRDLRRHQLTHTGEKPFSCPQCEKCFGRKWELTYHQRTHSGERPYHCSECGQSFSLRGNFKRHQQSHTGKKTFHCTQCDKSFFRAAHLKTHLLIHNRTKTVVCSNCGKGFNHDGNLKRHQRFCMKTEQNCNAPPSVEVQI; via the exons ATGACTTACCTCAAAGTAAAG GTGCTGCATTCTCCAGTCCCAGTCAAAGAGGAGTCTGAAGAATGCTCCCTTCTGCCAGTAGATGAAGAGGAAGTTGCCTTAATTACAGTTAAGGAAGAAGAGAATGAAGACTGGTTGAAGTCAGAAGATGAGGATGTTGTGAAAGTGCCAGTGCCTTGGGAACCGTTGGAAACATCATCATCATGCTCAGATACAGAGGACAGTGAGATGGAAAGTGATAATGTGCAG GACTGTGAAAACAATGAGCATGACGTTTCAGGAGGATTGAAGATTGAAGATTGCAGCAAGACATCATTGGATCCAGGGATGACACTAGATACAGATGAGAAAGCTAATGCTGCTGATTTCA GTGACTCTAAAAATGGGTCCTCCTCCTTCTACCCATGCCCTCATTGTACGCTCGGTTTCACCATAGAACGCTTTTTTCACGGGCACCTCAAGAGGGCCCACCCTGAAGAGTACATCACTCTGCTAAAGTTTCGGAAAATCATAGCAACCCAAGCCACATGCCCACAATGTGGCAAGAGCTTCTCCAATAAATATGTTATGAAAACACATCAGAAGagtcacacaggagagaaaccatatcaCTGTGCAGACTGTGGGAATAACTACGTCTTCGCTGATTCACTCAAAAAACACAGATGTGGGAAAGGATTACGAAGACAAACCCATCTGACCAGCTATGAAATGATCCCCACAGTAGAGAGACCATATACATGCGTTCAGTGTGGAAAAGGATACAGATTTCAAACCCAACTGACTAGCCATGAAAAGagccacacaggagagagaccatataaatgctctcagtgtggaaaagAATACAGAAGACCAGCCCATCTCAAAAGACATCAAATTACCCACACTGAAGAGAGGCCATATGATTGCCTCAGGTGTAAGAAGTCATTCTACCGGCCGGAAACTCTAAAAGCACACCAGAAAAcccatacaggagaaaagccttatcgGTGCTCTCAGTGTGACAAATGTTTTGGCTTTTCCAGAGACCTTAAGAGACATCAGTTGACACATACAAGGGAGACCCACACTGGACAGAGGTCCTATGATGTCCACGAGTGTAAGAAGTCCTCCGGCCAGCTGGAAGCCTTCAATgcacaccagaaaacacacaaaGTAGAAAAGCCTAAGCCTTATCAGTGCTCTCAGTGTGACAAATGTTTTGGCTTTTCCAGAGATCTTAGAAGACATCAGTTGACACATACAGGGGAGAAACCGTTTAGTTGCCCCCAATGTGAAAAATGTTTCGGTAGGAAATGGGAATTGACGTACCATCAACGGACACACAGCGGAGAgaggccttaccactgctctgagTGTGGACAGAGCTTTAGCCTAAGGGGGAACTTTAAACGCCACCAGCAGAGCCACACAGGGAAGAAGACGTTTCACTGCACTCAGTGTGACAAGAGTTTCTTCAGAGCGGCTCACCTGAAAACCCATCTCCTCATTCACAATAGAACCAAAACAGTGGTCTGCTCTAACTGTGGGAAAGGGTTCAACCATGACGGGAACTTAAAACGTCACCAACGATTCTGTATGAAGACAGAGCAAAATTGTAATGCACCCCCATCTGTAGAAGTACAGATATGA
- the LOC120054882 gene encoding zinc finger protein 266-like isoform X1 encodes MCNRNNIPRVSDTSENIHVTGHESVHLLKMDQYGRRESSDQPEEDHSLLWSEVKEEAEECPISAVSLGVETSQVCLKEDPDEQDPSFDTVSDIHGVTEQECGHKGMTHLKVLPSPVPVKEESEECSLLPVDEEEVALFTVKKEENEDWLKSGDEDVVKVPVPWEPLETSSSCADTEDTEDSEMESDHVQDCENHERDVSRGVKIKDCSRTSLDPGMVPDRDEKANAVDFSGFEGGSSFYPCPHCAIGFTIERFFLGHLKRDHPKDYIEMLKTGKIKAYKRGSLRVTPATCPQCGKSFTNKYVMQTHQRTHAGKKSHHCADCGKSFVYADALKRHRWTHAGESI; translated from the exons ATGTGCAACCGCAATAATATTCCCCGAGTCTCGGATACTTCTGAAAACATCCATGTTACAG GTCACGAGTCTGTTCATCTACTGAAGATGGATCAATATGGGAGACGTGAAAGCAGTGatcagccagaagaa GATCACTCACTGCTTTGGAGTGAGGTTAAAGAGGAGGCTGAAGAATGTCCGATTTCAGCTGTGTCTTTAGGAGTTGAAACATCCCAGGTTTGTCTAAAGGAGGACCCCGATGAACAAGATCCTTCCTTTGACACAGTTTCAGACATACATGGAGTCACAGAGCAGGAGTGTGGACATAAAGGCATGACACATCTAAAG GTGCTGCCTTCTCCAGTCCCAGTCAAAGAGGAGTCTGAAGAATGCTCCCTTCTGCCAGTAGATGAAGAGGAAGTTGCCCTATTTACAGTGAAGAAAGAAGAGAATGAAGACTGGTTGAAGTCAGGAGATGAGGATGTTGTGAAAGTGCCAGTGCCTTGGGAACCATTGGAAACATCATCATCATGCGCCGATACAGAGGATACAGAGGACAGTGAGATGGAAAGTGATCATGTGCAG GACTGTGAAAACCATGAGCGTGATGTTTCAAGAGGAGTGAAGATTAAAGATTGTAGCAGGACATCATTGGATCCAGGGATGGTACCAGATAGAGATGAGAAAGCTAATGCTGTTGATTTCA GTGGCTTTGAAGGGGGGTCCTCCTTCTACCCCTGCCCCCATTGTGCAATCGGCTTCACCATAGAACGCTTTTTCCTTGGGCACCTGAAGAGGGACCACCCTAAAGATTACATTGAAATGCTGAAGACTGGGAAAATCAAAGCCTATAAAAGAGGGAGTTTACGGGTGACCCCAGCCACATGCCCGCAATGTGGCAAGAGCTTCACCAATAAATATGTTATGCAAACGCATCAGAGGACTCATGCAGGGAAGAAATCCCATCACTGTGCAGACTGTGGAAAGAGCTTTGTCTACGCTGATGCACTTAAAAGACACAGATGGACTCACGCTGGGGAGAGCATATAA
- the LOC120054882 gene encoding zinc finger protein 266-like isoform X2, protein MGEMYGHESVHLLKMDQYGRRESSDQPEEDHSLLWSEVKEEAEECPISAVSLGVETSQVCLKEDPDEQDPSFDTVSDIHGVTEQECGHKGMTHLKVLPSPVPVKEESEECSLLPVDEEEVALFTVKKEENEDWLKSGDEDVVKVPVPWEPLETSSSCADTEDTEDSEMESDHVQDCENHERDVSRGVKIKDCSRTSLDPGMVPDRDEKANAVDFSGFEGGSSFYPCPHCAIGFTIERFFLGHLKRDHPKDYIEMLKTGKIKAYKRGSLRVTPATCPQCGKSFTNKYVMQTHQRTHAGKKSHHCADCGKSFVYADALKRHRWTHAGESI, encoded by the exons atgggtgaaatgtatg GTCACGAGTCTGTTCATCTACTGAAGATGGATCAATATGGGAGACGTGAAAGCAGTGatcagccagaagaa GATCACTCACTGCTTTGGAGTGAGGTTAAAGAGGAGGCTGAAGAATGTCCGATTTCAGCTGTGTCTTTAGGAGTTGAAACATCCCAGGTTTGTCTAAAGGAGGACCCCGATGAACAAGATCCTTCCTTTGACACAGTTTCAGACATACATGGAGTCACAGAGCAGGAGTGTGGACATAAAGGCATGACACATCTAAAG GTGCTGCCTTCTCCAGTCCCAGTCAAAGAGGAGTCTGAAGAATGCTCCCTTCTGCCAGTAGATGAAGAGGAAGTTGCCCTATTTACAGTGAAGAAAGAAGAGAATGAAGACTGGTTGAAGTCAGGAGATGAGGATGTTGTGAAAGTGCCAGTGCCTTGGGAACCATTGGAAACATCATCATCATGCGCCGATACAGAGGATACAGAGGACAGTGAGATGGAAAGTGATCATGTGCAG GACTGTGAAAACCATGAGCGTGATGTTTCAAGAGGAGTGAAGATTAAAGATTGTAGCAGGACATCATTGGATCCAGGGATGGTACCAGATAGAGATGAGAAAGCTAATGCTGTTGATTTCA GTGGCTTTGAAGGGGGGTCCTCCTTCTACCCCTGCCCCCATTGTGCAATCGGCTTCACCATAGAACGCTTTTTCCTTGGGCACCTGAAGAGGGACCACCCTAAAGATTACATTGAAATGCTGAAGACTGGGAAAATCAAAGCCTATAAAAGAGGGAGTTTACGGGTGACCCCAGCCACATGCCCGCAATGTGGCAAGAGCTTCACCAATAAATATGTTATGCAAACGCATCAGAGGACTCATGCAGGGAAGAAATCCCATCACTGTGCAGACTGTGGAAAGAGCTTTGTCTACGCTGATGCACTTAAAAGACACAGATGGACTCACGCTGGGGAGAGCATATAA